A window of Mycolicibacterium madagascariense genomic DNA:
CTCATGGCCGCCATCCTGCCAGCAGCGCGGATCAGGCTAGATTTGTTCCCGTGGTGAAGGCTGCGGTCATGGGCGCCGGTGCGTGGGGAACCGCGCTGGCGAAGGTGCTCGCCGACGCGGGCAACGACGTCACGCTGTGGTCGCGGCGCGCGGAGCTGGCCGAGGAGATCAATCACACCCACCGCAACACCCGCTACATCGGCGACGTCGCGCTGCCCGCCTCGATCCGGGCCACCGGCGACGCCGAGACGGCACTCGACGGCGCCTGCACCGTGCTGTTGGCGGTGCCGTCGCAGACGTTGCGCGGCAATCTCCAACCGTGGCGCGCGGCGATCGGTCACGACGCGACGCTGGTCAGCGTCGCCAAGGGCATCGAGTTGGATTCGCTGATGCGGATGAGCCAGGTGATCGTGCAGGTGACCGGGGCCGACCCGGCGCGGGTCGCCGTGGTCACCGGACCCAACCTGGCCACCGAGATCCTCGACGAGCAGCCTGCGGCGACGGTGGTCGCGTGCACGGACTCGGGTCGGGCCGTGACGCTTCAGCGCGCCTTCTCCACCCGATACTTCCGGCCCTATACCAACTCCGACGTGGTCGGTGCGGAGATCGGCGGTGCGTGCAAGAACGTCATCGCCCTGGCCTGCGGCATGGCCGCCGGTGTCGGGTTGGGGGAGAACACGTCGGCGGCCATCATCACCCGGGGTCTGGCCGAGATCATGCGGTTGGGAATCGCTTTGGGCGCCAAGAGTTCTACGCTCGCCGGTCTGGCCGGCGTCGGGGATCTGGTCGCCACGTGTACGTCGCCGCGGTCGCGCAACCGGGCCTTCGGTGAGCGGCTGGGCCGCGGGGGGACCATGGAATCGGCGTTGCGCGAGGCGGCCGGCCACGTCGCGGAGGGCGTCGCGTCGTGCCAGTCGGTGCTCGCGCTCGCCGAGAGC
This region includes:
- a CDS encoding NAD(P)H-dependent glycerol-3-phosphate dehydrogenase — translated: MVKAAVMGAGAWGTALAKVLADAGNDVTLWSRRAELAEEINHTHRNTRYIGDVALPASIRATGDAETALDGACTVLLAVPSQTLRGNLQPWRAAIGHDATLVSVAKGIELDSLMRMSQVIVQVTGADPARVAVVTGPNLATEILDEQPAATVVACTDSGRAVTLQRAFSTRYFRPYTNSDVVGAEIGGACKNVIALACGMAAGVGLGENTSAAIITRGLAEIMRLGIALGAKSSTLAGLAGVGDLVATCTSPRSRNRAFGERLGRGGTMESALREAAGHVAEGVASCQSVLALAESYDVEMPLTDAVHRVCHRGLSVHDAVALLLGRTTKPE